A section of the Caballeronia sp. M1242 genome encodes:
- a CDS encoding pirin family protein — protein MSRTISSIIPAMRTVEGGGFVVHRPFPTRLLMDFDPFLLLDEMGPIDYAPGEAKGAPDHPHRGFETVTYMLEGEFGHKDSAGHSGTLRPGDVQWMTAGAGVVHSEMPGEAFAQRGGRVHGLQLWVNLPKRDKMIAPHYQEIPSERIPVATSEDGKVRVKVIAGEALGVKAAIETRTPILYQHFSLQPGATIEHRVPRDFRVFAYSLSGTALYGPQRQPVRAQQMIIFRDDADTITLAAGDEPAEVLLFGGVPLKEPVVRYGPFVMNTEDEIRQAVIDFQAGRMGAITH, from the coding sequence ATGAGCCGCACCATTTCGAGCATCATTCCCGCCATGCGCACCGTCGAAGGCGGCGGATTCGTCGTGCATCGCCCGTTTCCGACGCGCCTTCTGATGGACTTCGATCCGTTCCTGTTGCTCGACGAGATGGGCCCGATCGACTACGCGCCCGGCGAGGCGAAAGGCGCGCCCGATCACCCGCATCGCGGCTTCGAAACGGTGACGTACATGCTCGAAGGCGAGTTCGGCCACAAGGATTCGGCCGGGCATTCCGGCACGCTGCGTCCAGGCGACGTGCAATGGATGACCGCCGGCGCGGGCGTCGTGCACAGCGAAATGCCGGGCGAAGCGTTCGCGCAGCGCGGCGGGCGCGTGCACGGGCTGCAACTGTGGGTGAATCTGCCCAAGCGCGACAAGATGATCGCGCCGCATTACCAGGAGATCCCGTCCGAACGCATTCCCGTGGCGACGAGCGAGGACGGCAAAGTGCGCGTGAAGGTGATCGCGGGCGAAGCGCTCGGCGTGAAGGCCGCGATCGAAACGCGCACGCCCATCCTGTATCAGCATTTCTCGCTGCAACCGGGCGCGACCATCGAGCATCGCGTGCCGCGCGATTTCCGCGTGTTCGCCTACAGCCTCTCGGGCACCGCGCTGTACGGTCCGCAGCGCCAGCCGGTGCGCGCGCAGCAGATGATCATCTTCCGCGACGATGCCGATACGATCACGCTCGCCGCAGGAGACGAGCCCGCCGAAGTGCTGCTGTTCGGCGGCGTGCCGCTGAAGGAGCCGGTCGTGCGCTATGGCCCGTTCGTGATGAACACGGAAGACGAGATTCGTCAGGCCGTGATCGACTTTCAGGCGGGCCGCATGGGCGCGATCACGCACTGA
- a CDS encoding FTR1 family protein, which produces MGQVLFIVWRESVEALLVVGILYAWLKNGDHQARRGLPYLWFGVVAGLLAAVGLGAALIGFTEVLSGNAQDYFQTAMVLVACVLIVQMVLWMKRHGRTLKRDMETSLQKTTQDGHWWGIALLVALAIAREGSETAVFLYGVGFGQTGHVAASQYAAIIIGFGLALLTFYVLQLGGKVFSWRAFFRVTEIMLLFLAAGLFETGVDKLIDMEVLPVIVNQMWNTSAILDDSGTFGSLVATLTGYRAHPAGMNIVAYAVYWIVIYLLLRRSNSQMAQKQKAAGRPA; this is translated from the coding sequence ATGGGGCAGGTACTTTTCATCGTGTGGCGGGAAAGCGTCGAGGCGCTTCTCGTCGTCGGCATTCTGTACGCGTGGCTCAAGAACGGCGATCATCAGGCGCGTCGCGGCCTGCCTTATCTGTGGTTCGGCGTCGTGGCGGGATTGCTCGCGGCGGTCGGCCTCGGGGCAGCGCTGATCGGCTTTACCGAAGTCCTCTCCGGCAATGCTCAAGACTACTTTCAGACGGCGATGGTGCTCGTCGCGTGCGTGCTGATCGTGCAGATGGTGCTGTGGATGAAGCGCCACGGCCGCACGTTGAAACGCGACATGGAAACGTCGCTGCAAAAGACCACGCAGGACGGCCACTGGTGGGGCATCGCGCTGCTCGTCGCGCTCGCCATCGCGCGCGAAGGCAGCGAAACCGCCGTGTTCCTGTACGGCGTCGGCTTCGGGCAAACCGGGCACGTCGCGGCTTCGCAGTATGCGGCCATCATCATCGGATTCGGGCTCGCGCTCCTCACCTTCTACGTGCTTCAGCTCGGCGGCAAGGTGTTCTCGTGGCGCGCGTTCTTCCGCGTGACCGAGATCATGCTGCTGTTCCTCGCCGCGGGTCTCTTCGAGACGGGCGTCGACAAGCTGATCGACATGGAAGTGCTGCCCGTCATCGTCAATCAGATGTGGAACACCTCCGCGATCCTCGACGACTCCGGCACCTTCGGCTCGCTCGTCGCGACGCTCACGGGGTATCGCGCGCATCCGGCGGGGATGAACATCGTCGCGTATGCGGTGTACTGGATCGTCATCTATCTCCTGTTGCGCCGCTCGAATAGCCAGATGGCGCAGAAACAGAAGGCGGCCGGACGCCCGGCATGA
- a CDS encoding SRPBCC family protein: MNFEHLIQINDPTNPLVDSLTREQLWEGLVLRAEQPQLFVLGLDSCAILFREGDVMERELHYGQAVVRDRVTLDPHNSVRYDILPTAEHVGGSLTMAIEQPDALQLFLRFTYSTTLPERENSTPDERQTQEIVKSAYRESDIDTVRLIRQYAHGRTGESPLH, translated from the coding sequence TTGAATTTCGAACACCTGATCCAGATTAACGATCCGACGAACCCGCTCGTCGACTCGCTGACGCGCGAGCAACTGTGGGAAGGCCTCGTGCTGCGCGCGGAACAGCCGCAGCTTTTCGTGCTGGGCCTCGATAGCTGCGCAATCCTTTTCCGCGAAGGCGATGTGATGGAGCGCGAGCTGCACTACGGTCAGGCCGTGGTGCGAGACCGCGTGACGCTCGATCCGCACAACAGCGTGCGCTACGACATCCTGCCAACTGCCGAGCACGTCGGCGGCTCGCTCACGATGGCTATCGAGCAGCCCGACGCCCTACAGCTTTTCCTGCGCTTCACCTACAGCACGACGCTGCCCGAGAGGGAGAACTCCACGCCCGACGAGCGGCAGACGCAGGAGATCGTGAAATCGGCGTATCGCGAGTCGGATATCGATACGGTGAGGCTCATTCGGCAGTACGCGCACGGGCGCACGGGCGAGAGTCCGCTCCACTGA
- a CDS encoding heme-binding protein codes for MRTKPALTDDDVLAMAAAAEAHAKHHNWNVTIAIVDDGGHLLHLHRLEGAGASTVEMATGKARTAVLGRRETKVYEDTIKQGRTAFLSAPMTAMLEGGVPIFVGTDIVGAVGVSGVKSDQDAQIARAGIAALGIENV; via the coding sequence GTGAGAACGAAACCCGCACTGACCGACGACGACGTGTTAGCCATGGCCGCCGCCGCCGAGGCGCACGCGAAGCATCACAACTGGAACGTGACCATCGCCATCGTCGATGACGGCGGGCATCTGCTGCATCTGCATCGGCTGGAAGGAGCGGGCGCGAGCACGGTGGAAATGGCGACGGGCAAGGCGCGCACGGCCGTGCTCGGCCGCCGCGAGACGAAGGTCTACGAAGACACCATCAAGCAGGGGCGCACCGCGTTCCTCTCCGCGCCGATGACGGCGATGCTCGAAGGCGGCGTGCCGATTTTCGTCGGCACGGATATCGTCGGGGCGGTCGGCGTGTCGGGCGTGAAGTCGGATCAGGATGCACAGATCGCGCGCGCGGGTATCGCGGCGTTGGGAATCGAGAACGTCTGA
- a CDS encoding 4Fe-4S binding protein yields the protein MQRHGSVIRGIQWVVVAVYAFLIIVPAVLPLPDGSAHLWNNLTLAAQFVFWGIWWPFVLLSMVMLGRVWCGVLCPEGALTEFASRFGRGRAIPHWMRWGGWPFVAFGLTTIYGQMVSVYQYPKAVLLVLGGSTVAAIIIGLLYGREKRVWCKYLCPVNGVFSLLARLAPFHYKVSEDAWRRSYKQGEHGHRVIPINCAPLVPLRNMKGAADCHMCGRCSGHRDAIALTWRSPAEEVVKLGDKAANPWDTALILYGLLGIAIGAFHWTVSTWFVDLKQLFAGWLIDHNILWPLDTNAPWFLFTHYPEQNDVFSWLDGTMVVGYILATALVYGTTLLGLIAMGARMLGKLNATRVHHLTLALIPIAGVGVFLGLSATTVSLLRAEHVPLWWVADLRLALLAIANVWSAWLAWRVTGRYASTPGPRLLSMIWLIAALAVVDSAWYLMFWGFSR from the coding sequence ATGCAACGGCACGGCAGCGTGATCCGCGGAATTCAGTGGGTCGTCGTTGCCGTGTATGCGTTTCTGATCATCGTTCCGGCCGTGCTGCCGCTGCCCGACGGCTCCGCGCATCTCTGGAACAACCTGACGCTCGCGGCGCAGTTCGTGTTCTGGGGCATCTGGTGGCCGTTCGTGCTCCTGTCGATGGTCATGCTCGGCCGCGTGTGGTGCGGCGTGCTGTGTCCCGAAGGCGCGCTGACCGAGTTCGCGAGCCGCTTCGGCCGCGGGCGCGCGATTCCGCACTGGATGCGCTGGGGCGGCTGGCCGTTCGTCGCGTTCGGACTCACGACCATCTACGGCCAGATGGTCAGCGTCTATCAATATCCGAAGGCCGTGCTGCTCGTGCTCGGCGGCTCGACGGTCGCGGCGATCATCATCGGCCTGCTGTACGGCCGCGAGAAGCGCGTGTGGTGCAAGTATCTGTGTCCGGTCAACGGCGTGTTCTCGCTGCTCGCGCGTCTCGCGCCGTTTCACTACAAGGTCAGCGAAGACGCGTGGCGCCGCTCTTACAAGCAGGGCGAACACGGGCACCGCGTCATTCCGATCAACTGCGCGCCGCTCGTGCCGCTGCGCAACATGAAGGGCGCCGCGGATTGCCATATGTGCGGGCGTTGCAGCGGCCATCGCGATGCGATCGCGCTGACGTGGCGCTCGCCCGCCGAGGAAGTCGTGAAGCTCGGCGACAAGGCGGCGAATCCGTGGGACACCGCGCTGATTCTCTATGGCCTGCTCGGCATTGCCATCGGCGCGTTCCATTGGACGGTGAGCACGTGGTTCGTCGATCTGAAGCAGCTTTTCGCGGGCTGGCTGATCGATCACAACATCCTCTGGCCGCTCGACACCAACGCGCCGTGGTTTCTGTTCACGCATTATCCGGAACAGAACGACGTCTTCTCGTGGCTCGACGGCACGATGGTCGTCGGCTACATCCTCGCGACGGCGCTCGTCTACGGCACGACGCTGCTCGGGCTCATCGCAATGGGCGCGCGCATGCTCGGGAAGCTGAACGCGACGCGGGTGCATCATCTGACGCTCGCGCTGATTCCGATTGCGGGCGTCGGCGTATTCCTCGGTCTTTCGGCGACCACGGTTTCGCTTCTGCGCGCCGAGCACGTGCCGCTGTGGTGGGTCGCGGACTTGCGGCTCGCGCTTCTGGCCATCGCGAATGTGTGGAGCGCGTGGCTCGCGTGGCGCGTGACCGGGCGCTATGCGTCGACGCCTGGTCCCCGGCTGCTTTCGATGATATGGTTGATCGCGGCGCTGGCCGTGGTCGACAGCGCCTGGTACCTGATGTTTTGGGGCTTTTCCCGATAA
- a CDS encoding hemin uptake protein HemP, whose amino-acid sequence MTDTPRSTTLRLRRPLARDAAITRPKAPAEAAERVPANDANSERSLRSDALLQGRSHVAIVHNGETYQLRATRLGKLILTK is encoded by the coding sequence ATGACCGACACGCCGCGATCCACCACGCTCAGGCTGCGCCGCCCGCTTGCTCGCGACGCGGCCATTACTCGCCCGAAGGCGCCGGCGGAAGCCGCGGAGCGCGTCCCGGCGAACGATGCCAACAGCGAACGGTCGTTGCGCAGCGACGCGCTGCTGCAAGGCCGCAGCCATGTCGCCATCGTGCATAACGGGGAAACGTATCAATTGCGCGCGACGCGTCTGGGCAAGCTCATCCTGACGAAGTAG
- a CDS encoding OsmC family protein: MSAPVVTATIGSADYETRLEDGTHTWFADEPASLGGADSAPQPSSLLLSSLGACTSITLRMYAKRKGWPLTSLRVELSMNTTADGTVIDRRISLDGPLDEAQRERLLQIANACPMHKVLVGAIRIDSGLVPAEPV, encoded by the coding sequence ATGTCCGCTCCCGTCGTGACCGCCACCATCGGCAGCGCCGATTACGAAACCCGCCTCGAAGACGGCACGCATACGTGGTTCGCCGACGAGCCGGCTAGTCTCGGCGGCGCGGATTCGGCGCCGCAGCCTTCGTCGCTCCTCCTGTCGAGCCTCGGCGCGTGCACGTCCATCACGCTGCGCATGTACGCGAAGCGCAAAGGCTGGCCGCTCACGTCACTGCGCGTCGAGCTGTCGATGAACACCACGGCGGACGGCACCGTGATCGACCGCCGCATCTCGCTGGACGGCCCGCTCGACGAAGCGCAACGGGAACGTCTCTTGCAAATTGCCAATGCCTGCCCGATGCACAAGGTTCTCGTCGGTGCCATTCGCATCGACTCGGGGCTCGTTCCCGCCGAACCGGTGTGA
- a CDS encoding cupredoxin domain-containing protein encodes MNSKIQAVALALSVLAGTASAADLPTFKLEMNDGKLNPARIEVPAGQRIKIEVHNVGKGAAEFESVQLRKEKVLAPGADSFVVIAPLDPGEYKFFDDFHQTAQGVIVAK; translated from the coding sequence ATGAACTCGAAAATTCAGGCAGTGGCGCTCGCGTTGTCCGTGCTGGCCGGCACGGCGAGCGCGGCCGATCTGCCGACGTTCAAGCTGGAAATGAACGACGGCAAGCTGAACCCGGCGCGCATCGAGGTGCCGGCGGGACAGCGCATCAAGATCGAAGTGCACAACGTGGGCAAGGGCGCGGCCGAGTTCGAAAGCGTGCAGTTGCGCAAAGAGAAAGTGCTGGCGCCGGGCGCGGATTCGTTCGTGGTGATCGCGCCGCTGGATCCGGGCGAGTACAAGTTCTTCGACGATTTTCATCAGACGGCGCAAGGCGTGATCGTCGCGAAGTGA
- a CDS encoding LysR family transcriptional regulator, whose amino-acid sequence MTSDSHDLNDLMYFSHVVEHGGFSAAERVLGISKSRLSRRVSELEASLGVRLLQRSTRKLALTEAGQLFYQHCQAMLAEAQAAVNVVQSLRDSPRGTVRVSVPVTIAQTFLAAVMPDFMHRYPEVRVVLRVTNRVVDLFEDAIDVALRVRSEPPASSNVVARPLWRTQQMLVAAPSLLKPNAPPMSVADLAQYDTLDMPSADGRHVYRLIAPDGTRHEFEHEPRLVTADLSMIREAVMRGVGIAALPEMMYGAPLRSGQLSPVMPGWTFPTPQLYAVFLSRQGMVPAIRAFVDFLVECIDDGKRFPGECPVIEPAEQETV is encoded by the coding sequence ATGACATCCGATTCGCACGATCTCAACGATCTGATGTACTTCTCGCACGTCGTCGAACACGGCGGTTTTTCCGCGGCCGAGCGCGTGCTGGGCATTTCGAAGTCGCGGCTGTCTCGGCGCGTGTCGGAACTGGAGGCATCGCTCGGCGTGCGGCTCTTGCAGCGTTCCACGCGCAAGCTCGCGCTCACCGAAGCAGGACAACTGTTCTACCAGCACTGCCAGGCGATGCTCGCCGAGGCGCAGGCCGCCGTCAACGTCGTGCAGAGCCTGCGCGATTCGCCGCGCGGCACCGTGCGCGTGAGCGTGCCCGTGACCATCGCGCAGACCTTCCTCGCGGCCGTCATGCCCGACTTCATGCATCGCTATCCGGAAGTGCGCGTCGTGTTGCGCGTGACGAACCGCGTCGTGGATCTCTTCGAGGACGCCATCGACGTCGCGCTGCGCGTGCGCTCGGAGCCGCCCGCGAGTTCCAACGTCGTCGCGCGGCCGCTGTGGCGCACGCAGCAGATGCTGGTTGCCGCGCCCTCGCTGCTCAAGCCGAACGCGCCGCCGATGAGCGTCGCGGACCTCGCGCAATACGACACGCTCGACATGCCATCGGCGGACGGGCGGCACGTGTATCGCCTCATCGCGCCCGACGGCACACGTCACGAGTTCGAGCACGAGCCGCGGCTCGTGACCGCCGACCTTTCGATGATTCGCGAAGCCGTGATGCGCGGTGTCGGCATCGCGGCGTTGCCCGAGATGATGTACGGCGCGCCGCTCCGAAGCGGGCAGCTCTCGCCCGTGATGCCGGGCTGGACCTTTCCGACGCCGCAGCTTTACGCCGTGTTCCTGTCGCGGCAGGGCATGGTCCCGGCTATTCGCGCGTTCGTCGATTTTCTCGTCGAATGCATCGACGACGGCAAGCGCTTTCCCGGCGAATGTCCGGTCATCGAGCCTGCCGAGCAGGAGACGGTTTAG